The proteins below are encoded in one region of Oncorhynchus nerka isolate Pitt River linkage group LG15, Oner_Uvic_2.0, whole genome shotgun sequence:
- the LOC115142396 gene encoding meiosis regulator and mRNA stability factor 1-like isoform X2, with translation MMEGLGKERSICSSRPFPWLSHPEKEASSRLWKLTDCFSTSEQLNTPSYNTDKQNDYMDNRKPVLELKDLPPLPHHTAASQPFPLAPLPLPPPCLLPLPQDSLQQLPLQGGSPKVSVCTHCEHCSTDPLGRGGYGVVSGGGSASSGVGVSSGVPLYLPPSSQEASFSRLGTSQITPTTLNSHPHFPSLGGGGGDARATLLPFGSYKLHIPSVDTTSQPLPFQSHSHLPCSCCTGVLLRPLHSYPSIPLPYNESKFNTTSAPLSTPHHRTCNLGTPTGYYPCGGDYNPATLGVQRSLAAHSDPHIPTSGHICSSNAMHFNLERTVCRTGAHYCRDCLTKPADKLWPNIPLPPAQSASVPIPVCNGCGTSSDGLLLLGSSLGKSATKYGSPEGPENIPPVGVFWDIENCCVPSGRSAAAVVQRLRSHFFQGHREAEFICVCDISKENKAVIQELNNCQVTVAHINATAKNAADDKLRQSLRRFAETHTAPATVVLVSSDVNFASELSDLRHRHGFQVILVHKSGQTSDALLQHAHRHVAFEEMVADLPPRQAVKSQLGFNLLYVYNLPPGCDCKSVGNRLRRLSDNCGGKVLGVSMATGTAVLRFGSQEAAERARKRMENEDVFGRRITLSFSAPSTEGNDPTPPPPSSETPPPLPVQPLPSSFSFLPLEKLRSPRRKRRARRECQRERESSLPLSVPVPERPYSPRRGSGGTPFPVPPQTRTLPQELGGLETKPKIGGFPLEKDQRNSSPHSNGEGPSQQHPIKAGLIGESMFSCRRRDLSSPRSASDSERHVDRSSGEFQVSTPSAFSKLTLHKTFSASVLPQPQGLSQGSWSSRSGSPCMSSRSSPLIGPPPRGSSSPCLPVGPQASEPFSDGADLQVANLDYRMSRKELQQSLHDTFSRHGQVKGVELSPHTDYQLKATVQMVSLQQAISAVSSLHRYKIGSKRIHVSLITGAGNKFLAMLRSEIFQILQDAPASCLPLFKFTEIYEKRFGRKMVVSDLYRLQEVVAVREQGGGRLVCLLPSSQARQSPLGSSQSQEGSSANGSPVVFEQLEYHEPVCSYHYTQQNFSEADFDPDSYKIPFVVVSLKSLASQVHCLLQSHEGTLPLLSFSECYASELGPLVVSEEGEEEGSVPLEHLITCIPGINIVTAQNGFKVIKWIHNKPPASNTDQWTQRCKSPVGNPQLIQFSRELIDLMKGQPCNLMPISKFIPAYHHHYAKQCRVSDYGYSKLLELLEAVPHVLQILGMGTKRLLTLTHRAQVKRFTQDLLKLLKFQASKQVAVTDFMQAYHWCFSRDWCVLDYGMCDLMDLLAEIPDTTITITHQDLDTVISVPKREIPLEMDRTSDEMERTKQFGKEVVDLLRHQPHCRMAFSKFIPTYHHHFGRQCKLAYYGFTKLMELFEAIPDVLVVLECGEEKVLTLTEVERVKALAAQLVKMLRSQRDSSLPAAQLLSEYSKTFGYGLRLQDYDVSSLPALLVKLCHVVKVVDGTNGREVQLINRKSLRSLTCQLLSLLMGLGQHEGDGSVSVEGLSLLYHSVHGVQLNPCEYGFLSLSELLKSLPYLVELFYGEGEEEGERGEERVRLTRLYQFARRVRALLHTYHYHQIFLTEFPGAYAKFTGRGLQPRSYGYGSVDDLLNAIPQVVWIKGHGHKRIIVLKNDMKARATGASPAASEEPEDGASQRDSPCSNTESETHSPGVGGVETELLCLTSAVDLLCGPVPSCLPSPQLHPDLVLQQADLIHFEQTPSPAELDKPEEEAVAEEVAAPAVCDTSEPIELLTDNNQNVVVLVSTTTKPPQNVTRKIASIENSPSKRTPRNKVKLAANFSFTAAP, from the exons ATGATGGAAGGACTGGGAAAGGAGAGATCCATATGCAGTTCTAGGCCCTTCCCATGGCTCAGTCATCCCGAGAAAGAGGCCTCGTCGCGGCTCTGGAAACTCACAGACTGCTTCTCCACCTCCGAGCAGCTAAACACCCCAAGTTACAACACAGACAAACAA AACGATTACATGGACAACAGAAAGCCAGTATTGGAGCTGAAAGATCTGCCTCCTCTTCCGCATCATACTGCTGCCTCCCAGCCCTTCCCCCTCGcccccctccctctgccccccccctGTCTGCTTCCTCTTCCGCAAGACTCCCTCCAACAACTACCACTACAGGGGGGTAGTCCCAAAGTAAGCGTGTGCACTCACTGTGAGCACTGCAGCACAGACCCATTAGGTCGTGGTGGTTATGGGGTTGTTAGTGGTGGAGGTAGCGCTAGTAGTGGTGTCGGTGTCAGCAGTGGTGTCCCACTCTACCTCCCTCCAAGTTCTCAGGAAGCCTCTTTCAGCAGGCTAGGAACCAGTCAAATAACGCCAACCACCCTCAACTCACACCCGCACTTCCCCAGccttggtggtggtggaggggatgCCAGAGCCACGCTACTCCCCTTTGGGAGCTACAAGCTCCACATCCCCTCTGTAGACACCACGTCCCAGCCCCTACCCTTTCAGTCTCACTCCCACCTACCATGCTCCTGCTGTACAGGAGTCCTTCTCAGACCTCTCCACTCTTACCCCTCCATCCCTTTACCCTACAACGAGTCGAAATTCAATACCACCTCcgcccccctctctaccccccaccaTAGGACTTGTAACCTGGGTACTCCCACTGGTTATTACCCCTGTGGTGGTGATTACAACCCTGCCACTCTGGGGGTCCAGAGATCATTGGCAGCACACAGTGACCCCCACATACCCACCTCGGGACATATCTGTTCTTCTAATGCTATGCACTTCAATCTTGAACGCACAGTTTGTCGCACGGGGGCGCACTACTGCCGGGATTGTTTGACGAAG CCTGCAGACAAGTTGTGGCCTAACATTCCTCTGCCCCCGGCCCAGTCGGCCTCAGTGCCCATCCCCGTGTGTAACGGCTGTGGGACCTCCTCCGACGGCCTGCTACTGCTGGGTTCCAGCCTGGGCAAATCTGCAACAAAGTATG GTTCTCCAGAAGGCCCTGAGAACATCCCTCCGGTGGGTGTTTTCTGGGACATCGAGAACTGCTGCGTTCCCAGCGGTCGCTCTGCTGCAGCTGTGGTCCAGCGCCTCCGCAGCCACTTCTTCCAGGGCCACAGAGAGGCAGAGTTTATCTGCGTCTGTGACATCAGCAAGGAGAACAAGGCCGTCATCCAGGAGCTCAACAACTGCCAG GTGACGGTAGCGCACATTAACGCTACCGCCAAGAACGCTGCGGACGACAAGCTTCGTCAGAGCCTGCGGCGCTTTGCAGAAACACACACTGCCCCTGCTACTGTGGTGCTAGTCTCCT CCGACGTGAACTTTGCCAGCGAGCTGAGTGACCTCCGGCATCGCCATGGTTTCCAGGTGATCCTGGTCCATAAGAGCGGTCAGACGTCGGACGCCTTGCTGCAGCACGCCCACCGCCACGTGGCCTTTGAAGAGATGGTAGCCGACCTGCCGCCCAGACAGGCTGTCAAATCACAG CTTGGTTTCAACCTGCTCTATGTGTACAACCTGCCGCCGGGCTGCGACTGCAAGAGCGTGGGCAACCGCCTGCGCCGCCTCTCGGACAACTGTGGGGGCAAGGTGCTTGGCGTCTCCATGGCCACCGGCACCGCCGTCCTCCGCTTCGGCTCGCAGGAAGCGGCGGAGCGCGCCCGCAAGCGCATGGAGAACGAGGACGTGTTCGGCCGGCGTATCACCCTCTCCTTCTCAGCTCCGTCCACTGAGGGGAACGACCCgaccccaccaccaccctcaTCTGAGACTCCACCTCCGCTTCCAGTTcaacctcttccctcctctttttCCTTCCTTCCCCTGGAGAAGCTGCGCTCCCCTAGGAGGAAAAGGCGTGCGAGGCgtgagtgtcagagagagagggaatcctCGCTCCCCCTCTCCGTTCCGGTGCCTGAGAGGCCCTACAGCCCCAGGAGGGGGAGCGGGGGGACACCTTTCCCTGTTCCCCCCCAAACCAGAACCCTTCCTCAG GAGCTAGGTGGACTGGAGACCAAGCCCAAGATTGGGGGTTTCCCCCTGGAGAAAGACCAGCGCAACTCCTCCCCCCACAGTAACGGAGAGGGGCCGTCCCAGCAACACCCCATCAAGGCCGGCCTCATAGGAGAGTCTATGTTCAGCTGCAGGAG GAGGGACCTCTCCAGCCCCCGCAGTGCATCGGACTCTGAGCGTCATGTGGACCGGAGCTCTGGAGAGTTCCAGGTCAGCACCCCCTCTGCCTTCAGCAAGCTGACCCTGCACAAGACCTTTAGCGCCTCGGTCCTCCCCCAGCCACAGGGCCTCTCCCAAGGCTCCTGGTCCTCACG GAGTGGATCCCCCTGCATGTCGAGCCGCTCCTCCCCCCTAATAGGCCCTCCTCCCCGGGGCAGCAGCAGCCCCTGTCTGCCTGTGGGCCCACAGGCCTCGGAGCCCTTCTCGGACGGGGCAGACTTACAGGTGGCCAACCTGGACTACAGGATGTCCCGTAAGGAGCTGCAGCAGAGCCTGCACGACACCTTCTCCAGACACGGACAG GTTAAAGGCGTAGAGCTGAGTCCCCACACAGACTACCAGCTGAAGGCCACCGTCCAGATGGTCTCCCTACAGCAGGCCATCAGTGCTGTGAGCAGCCTGCACCGCTACAAGATAGGAAGCAAACGCATCCACGTCTCCCTCATCACCGGGGCCGGCAACAAGTTTCTAGCCATGCTCCG CTCTGAAATCTTCCAGATTCTCCAGGACGCGCCAGCCAGCTGTCTTCCCCTTTTCAAGTTCACTGAAATCTACGAGAAAAG ATTTGGTCGTAAGATGGTGGTGAGCGACCTATACAGACTACAAGAGGTTGTGGCGGTGAGGGAGCAGGGTGGAGGCAGGCTGGTGTGTCTCCTCCCCAGTAGCCAGGCCAGGCAGAGCCCTCTGGGGTCGTCTCAGTCCCAGGAGGGGTCCTCGGCTAATGGTAGTCCTGTGGTGTTTGAACAGTTGGagtaccacgagcctgtctgcagTTACCACTACACACAGCAGAACTTCAG TGAGGCAGACTTTGACCCAGACTCGTATAAGATTCCTTTTGTGGTGGTGTCTCTGAAGAGCCTGGCCTCCCAGGTCCACTGTCTGCTACAGTCCCATGAGGGAACCCTGCCCCTGCTCAG TTTCTCAGAGTGCTATGCATCAGAGTTGGGCCCCCTGGTGGTGtctgaagagggggaggaggaggggagtgtcCCCTTGGAGCACCTTATCACCTGTATACCAGGCATTAACATCGTCACTGCTCAGAATGGCTTCAAGGTCATCAAGTGGATCCACAACAAGCCACCTGCATCCAACACAG acCAGTGGACGCAGCGGTGCAAGTCTCCGGTGGGGAACCCCCAGTTGATCCAGTTCAGTAGAGAGCTCATTGACCTGATGAAGGGTCAGCCCTGCAACCTGATGCCCATCAGCAAGTTCATACCtgcctaccaccaccactatgcCAAGCAGTGTAGGGTCTCTGACTACGGATACTCTAAGCTGCTGGAGCTACTGGAGGCTGTGCCTCACGTACTGCAG ATCCTTGGCATGGGGACCAAGCGTCTGCTGACCCTGACCCACCGTGCCCAGGTGAAGAGATtcacccaggacctcctcaaacTGCTCAAGTTCCAGGCCAGCAAACAGGTGGCCGTCACGGACTTCATGCAGGCTTACCATTG GTGCTTCTCCAGAGACTGGTGTGTGCTGGACTATGGGATGTGTGATCTGATGGACCTGCTAGCTGAGATCCCtgacaccaccatcaccatcacacaccaGGACTTGGACACTGTCATCTCTGTACCCAAGAGAG AAATTCCCTTGGAGATGG ATCGTACATCAGATGAGATGGAGCGGACCAAGCAGTTTGGTAAGGAGGTGGTGGACCTACTGCGTCACCAGCCCCACTGTCGCATGGCCTTCTCCAAGTTCATCCCTACTTACCACCACCACTTCGGACGCCAGTGCAAACTCGCCTACTACGGCTTCACCAAGCTCATGGAGCTCTTCGAGGCCATCCCCGACGTACTCGTG gtgttggagtgtggagaggagaaggtgCTGACCCTAACAGAGGTAGAGCGTGTGAAGGCCCTGGCTGCCCAGCTGGTCAAGATGCTCCGTTCCCAGAGAGACTCCAGCCTGCCTGCTGCCCAGCTACTGTCTGAGTACAGCAAGACCTTTGGCTACGGCCTGAGGCTCCAGGACTACGACGTCtcctccctgcctgccctgcTCGTCAAGCTCTGCCACGTTGTCAAG GTTGTGGACGGCACTAACGGCCGTGAGGTCCAGCTGATCAACAGGAAGTCTCTGCGCTCGTTAACGTGCCAGCTGCTGTCCCTGCTGATGGGCCTGGGGCAGCACGAGGGAGACGGCTCCGTCAGCGTGGAGGGCTTGAGTCTGCTGTATCATTCTGTACATGGGGTACAGCTCAACCCCTGTGAATACGGCTTCCTCTCGCTCAGCGAGCTGCTGAAGAGCCTGCCTTACCTGGTGGAG ctgTTCTACGGTGAGGGTGAGGAGGAAGGCGAGCGTGGcgaggagagagttagactcaCCCGTCTGTACCAGTTTGCCCGTAGGGTGCGTGCCCTGCTCCACACCTACCACTACCACCAGATCTTCCTAACGGAGTTCCCCGGGGCCTACGCCAAGTTCACCGGGCGCGGCCTCCAACCTCGCTCCTACGGCTACGGCAGCGTAGACGACCTGCTCAACGCCATACCACAG GTAGTGTGGATCAAAGGGCATGGCCACAAGAGGATTATCGTTTTGAAGAACGATATGAAAG CTCGAGCCACTGGAGCCAGCCCTGCAGCCTCAGAGGAGCCTGAGGATGGGGCCAGCCAGAGAGACAGCCCCTGTAGCAACACAGAGTCTGAAACTCACAGCCCAG gTGTTGGTGGGGTGGAGACAGAGCTGCTGTGTCTGACTTCTGCAGTAGACCTGCTGTGTGGCCCAGTACCCTCCTGCCTGCCCTCTCCCCAGCTGCACCCTGACCTCGTTCTCCAACAGGCTGACCTCATCCACTTCGAGCAGACGCCATCACCAGCAG AGCTTGATAAACCTGAGGAGGAAGCTGTAGCAGAAGAAGTAGCAGCTCCTGCTGTCTGTGACACATCTGAGCCTATAGAACTACTAACTGACAACAACCagaatgttgttgttttggtttCTACGACTACCAAGCCTCCACAGAATGTGACCCGCAAAATAGCGTCCATTGAAAACAGCCCCAGCAAGAGGACTCCTCGCAATAAAGTGAAGCTGGCAGCTAACTTCTCTTTTACAGCCGCCCCCTAA
- the LOC115142396 gene encoding meiosis regulator and mRNA stability factor 1-like isoform X3 — translation MMEGLGKERSICSSRPFPWLSHPEKEASSRLWKLTDCFSTSEQLNTPSYNTDKQNDYMDNRKPVLELKDLPPLPHHTAASQPFPLAPLPLPPPCLLPLPQDSLQQLPLQGGSPKVSVCTHCEHCSTDPLGRGGYGVVSGGGSASSGVGVSSGVPLYLPPSSQEASFSRLGTSQITPTTLNSHPHFPSLGGGGGDARATLLPFGSYKLHIPSVDTTSQPLPFQSHSHLPCSCCTGVLLRPLHSYPSIPLPYNESKFNTTSAPLSTPHHRTCNLGTPTGYYPCGGDYNPATLGVQRSLAAHSDPHIPTSGHICSSNAMHFNLERTVCRTGAHYCRDCLTKPADKLWPNIPLPPAQSASVPIPVCNGCGTSSDGLLLLGSSLGKSATKYGSPEGPENIPPVGVFWDIENCCVPSGRSAAAVVQRLRSHFFQGHREAEFICVCDISKENKAVIQELNNCQVTVAHINATAKNAADDKLRQSLRRFAETHTAPATVVLVSSDVNFASELSDLRHRHGFQVILVHKSGQTSDALLQHAHRHVAFEEMVADLPPRQAVKSQLGFNLLYVYNLPPGCDCKSVGNRLRRLSDNCGGKVLGVSMATGTAVLRFGSQEAAERARKRMENEDVFGRRITLSFSAPSTEGNDPTPPPPSSETPPPLPVQPLPSSFSFLPLEKLRSPRRKRRARRECQRERESSLPLSVPVPERPYSPRRGSGGTPFPVPPQTRTLPQELGGLETKPKIGGFPLEKDQRNSSPHSNGEGPSQQHPIKAGLIGESMFSCRRRDLSSPRSASDSERHVDRSSGEFQVSTPSAFSKLTLHKTFSASVLPQPQGLSQGSWSSRSGSPCMSSRSSPLIGPPPRGSSSPCLPVGPQASEPFSDGADLQVANLDYRMSRKELQQSLHDTFSRHGQVKGVELSPHTDYQLKATVQMVSLQQAISAVSSLHRYKIGSKRIHVSLITGAGNKFLAMLRSEIFQILQDAPASCLPLFKFTEIYEKRFGRKMVVSDLYRLQEVVAVREQGGGRLVCLLPSSQARQSPLGSSQSQEGSSANGSPVVFEQLEYHEPVCSYHYTQQNFSEADFDPDSYKIPFVVVSLKSLASQVHCLLQSHEGTLPLLSFSECYASELGPLVVSEEGEEEGSVPLEHLITCIPGINIVTAQNGFKVIKWIHNKPPASNTDQWTQRCKSPVGNPQLIQFSRELIDLMKGQPCNLMPISKFIPAYHHHYAKQCRVSDYGYSKLLELLEAVPHVLQILGMGTKRLLTLTHRAQVKRFTQDLLKLLKFQASKQVAVTDFMQAYHWCFSRDWCVLDYGMCDLMDLLAEIPDTTITITHQDLDTVISVPKRDRTSDEMERTKQFGKEVVDLLRHQPHCRMAFSKFIPTYHHHFGRQCKLAYYGFTKLMELFEAIPDVLVVLECGEEKVLTLTEVERVKALAAQLVKMLRSQRDSSLPAAQLLSEYSKTFGYGLRLQDYDVSSLPALLVKLCHVVKVVDGTNGREVQLINRKSLRSLTCQLLSLLMGLGQHEGDGSVSVEGLSLLYHSVHGVQLNPCEYGFLSLSELLKSLPYLVELFYGEGEEEGERGEERVRLTRLYQFARRVRALLHTYHYHQIFLTEFPGAYAKFTGRGLQPRSYGYGSVDDLLNAIPQVVWIKGHGHKRIIVLKNDMKAARATGASPAASEEPEDGASQRDSPCSNTESETHSPGVGGVETELLCLTSAVDLLCGPVPSCLPSPQLHPDLVLQQADLIHFEQTPSPAELDKPEEEAVAEEVAAPAVCDTSEPIELLTDNNQNVVVLVSTTTKPPQNVTRKIASIENSPSKRTPRNKVKLAANFSFTAAP, via the exons ATGATGGAAGGACTGGGAAAGGAGAGATCCATATGCAGTTCTAGGCCCTTCCCATGGCTCAGTCATCCCGAGAAAGAGGCCTCGTCGCGGCTCTGGAAACTCACAGACTGCTTCTCCACCTCCGAGCAGCTAAACACCCCAAGTTACAACACAGACAAACAA AACGATTACATGGACAACAGAAAGCCAGTATTGGAGCTGAAAGATCTGCCTCCTCTTCCGCATCATACTGCTGCCTCCCAGCCCTTCCCCCTCGcccccctccctctgccccccccctGTCTGCTTCCTCTTCCGCAAGACTCCCTCCAACAACTACCACTACAGGGGGGTAGTCCCAAAGTAAGCGTGTGCACTCACTGTGAGCACTGCAGCACAGACCCATTAGGTCGTGGTGGTTATGGGGTTGTTAGTGGTGGAGGTAGCGCTAGTAGTGGTGTCGGTGTCAGCAGTGGTGTCCCACTCTACCTCCCTCCAAGTTCTCAGGAAGCCTCTTTCAGCAGGCTAGGAACCAGTCAAATAACGCCAACCACCCTCAACTCACACCCGCACTTCCCCAGccttggtggtggtggaggggatgCCAGAGCCACGCTACTCCCCTTTGGGAGCTACAAGCTCCACATCCCCTCTGTAGACACCACGTCCCAGCCCCTACCCTTTCAGTCTCACTCCCACCTACCATGCTCCTGCTGTACAGGAGTCCTTCTCAGACCTCTCCACTCTTACCCCTCCATCCCTTTACCCTACAACGAGTCGAAATTCAATACCACCTCcgcccccctctctaccccccaccaTAGGACTTGTAACCTGGGTACTCCCACTGGTTATTACCCCTGTGGTGGTGATTACAACCCTGCCACTCTGGGGGTCCAGAGATCATTGGCAGCACACAGTGACCCCCACATACCCACCTCGGGACATATCTGTTCTTCTAATGCTATGCACTTCAATCTTGAACGCACAGTTTGTCGCACGGGGGCGCACTACTGCCGGGATTGTTTGACGAAG CCTGCAGACAAGTTGTGGCCTAACATTCCTCTGCCCCCGGCCCAGTCGGCCTCAGTGCCCATCCCCGTGTGTAACGGCTGTGGGACCTCCTCCGACGGCCTGCTACTGCTGGGTTCCAGCCTGGGCAAATCTGCAACAAAGTATG GTTCTCCAGAAGGCCCTGAGAACATCCCTCCGGTGGGTGTTTTCTGGGACATCGAGAACTGCTGCGTTCCCAGCGGTCGCTCTGCTGCAGCTGTGGTCCAGCGCCTCCGCAGCCACTTCTTCCAGGGCCACAGAGAGGCAGAGTTTATCTGCGTCTGTGACATCAGCAAGGAGAACAAGGCCGTCATCCAGGAGCTCAACAACTGCCAG GTGACGGTAGCGCACATTAACGCTACCGCCAAGAACGCTGCGGACGACAAGCTTCGTCAGAGCCTGCGGCGCTTTGCAGAAACACACACTGCCCCTGCTACTGTGGTGCTAGTCTCCT CCGACGTGAACTTTGCCAGCGAGCTGAGTGACCTCCGGCATCGCCATGGTTTCCAGGTGATCCTGGTCCATAAGAGCGGTCAGACGTCGGACGCCTTGCTGCAGCACGCCCACCGCCACGTGGCCTTTGAAGAGATGGTAGCCGACCTGCCGCCCAGACAGGCTGTCAAATCACAG CTTGGTTTCAACCTGCTCTATGTGTACAACCTGCCGCCGGGCTGCGACTGCAAGAGCGTGGGCAACCGCCTGCGCCGCCTCTCGGACAACTGTGGGGGCAAGGTGCTTGGCGTCTCCATGGCCACCGGCACCGCCGTCCTCCGCTTCGGCTCGCAGGAAGCGGCGGAGCGCGCCCGCAAGCGCATGGAGAACGAGGACGTGTTCGGCCGGCGTATCACCCTCTCCTTCTCAGCTCCGTCCACTGAGGGGAACGACCCgaccccaccaccaccctcaTCTGAGACTCCACCTCCGCTTCCAGTTcaacctcttccctcctctttttCCTTCCTTCCCCTGGAGAAGCTGCGCTCCCCTAGGAGGAAAAGGCGTGCGAGGCgtgagtgtcagagagagagggaatcctCGCTCCCCCTCTCCGTTCCGGTGCCTGAGAGGCCCTACAGCCCCAGGAGGGGGAGCGGGGGGACACCTTTCCCTGTTCCCCCCCAAACCAGAACCCTTCCTCAG GAGCTAGGTGGACTGGAGACCAAGCCCAAGATTGGGGGTTTCCCCCTGGAGAAAGACCAGCGCAACTCCTCCCCCCACAGTAACGGAGAGGGGCCGTCCCAGCAACACCCCATCAAGGCCGGCCTCATAGGAGAGTCTATGTTCAGCTGCAGGAG GAGGGACCTCTCCAGCCCCCGCAGTGCATCGGACTCTGAGCGTCATGTGGACCGGAGCTCTGGAGAGTTCCAGGTCAGCACCCCCTCTGCCTTCAGCAAGCTGACCCTGCACAAGACCTTTAGCGCCTCGGTCCTCCCCCAGCCACAGGGCCTCTCCCAAGGCTCCTGGTCCTCACG GAGTGGATCCCCCTGCATGTCGAGCCGCTCCTCCCCCCTAATAGGCCCTCCTCCCCGGGGCAGCAGCAGCCCCTGTCTGCCTGTGGGCCCACAGGCCTCGGAGCCCTTCTCGGACGGGGCAGACTTACAGGTGGCCAACCTGGACTACAGGATGTCCCGTAAGGAGCTGCAGCAGAGCCTGCACGACACCTTCTCCAGACACGGACAG GTTAAAGGCGTAGAGCTGAGTCCCCACACAGACTACCAGCTGAAGGCCACCGTCCAGATGGTCTCCCTACAGCAGGCCATCAGTGCTGTGAGCAGCCTGCACCGCTACAAGATAGGAAGCAAACGCATCCACGTCTCCCTCATCACCGGGGCCGGCAACAAGTTTCTAGCCATGCTCCG CTCTGAAATCTTCCAGATTCTCCAGGACGCGCCAGCCAGCTGTCTTCCCCTTTTCAAGTTCACTGAAATCTACGAGAAAAG ATTTGGTCGTAAGATGGTGGTGAGCGACCTATACAGACTACAAGAGGTTGTGGCGGTGAGGGAGCAGGGTGGAGGCAGGCTGGTGTGTCTCCTCCCCAGTAGCCAGGCCAGGCAGAGCCCTCTGGGGTCGTCTCAGTCCCAGGAGGGGTCCTCGGCTAATGGTAGTCCTGTGGTGTTTGAACAGTTGGagtaccacgagcctgtctgcagTTACCACTACACACAGCAGAACTTCAG TGAGGCAGACTTTGACCCAGACTCGTATAAGATTCCTTTTGTGGTGGTGTCTCTGAAGAGCCTGGCCTCCCAGGTCCACTGTCTGCTACAGTCCCATGAGGGAACCCTGCCCCTGCTCAG TTTCTCAGAGTGCTATGCATCAGAGTTGGGCCCCCTGGTGGTGtctgaagagggggaggaggaggggagtgtcCCCTTGGAGCACCTTATCACCTGTATACCAGGCATTAACATCGTCACTGCTCAGAATGGCTTCAAGGTCATCAAGTGGATCCACAACAAGCCACCTGCATCCAACACAG acCAGTGGACGCAGCGGTGCAAGTCTCCGGTGGGGAACCCCCAGTTGATCCAGTTCAGTAGAGAGCTCATTGACCTGATGAAGGGTCAGCCCTGCAACCTGATGCCCATCAGCAAGTTCATACCtgcctaccaccaccactatgcCAAGCAGTGTAGGGTCTCTGACTACGGATACTCTAAGCTGCTGGAGCTACTGGAGGCTGTGCCTCACGTACTGCAG ATCCTTGGCATGGGGACCAAGCGTCTGCTGACCCTGACCCACCGTGCCCAGGTGAAGAGATtcacccaggacctcctcaaacTGCTCAAGTTCCAGGCCAGCAAACAGGTGGCCGTCACGGACTTCATGCAGGCTTACCATTG GTGCTTCTCCAGAGACTGGTGTGTGCTGGACTATGGGATGTGTGATCTGATGGACCTGCTAGCTGAGATCCCtgacaccaccatcaccatcacacaccaGGACTTGGACACTGTCATCTCTGTACCCAAGAGAG ATCGTACATCAGATGAGATGGAGCGGACCAAGCAGTTTGGTAAGGAGGTGGTGGACCTACTGCGTCACCAGCCCCACTGTCGCATGGCCTTCTCCAAGTTCATCCCTACTTACCACCACCACTTCGGACGCCAGTGCAAACTCGCCTACTACGGCTTCACCAAGCTCATGGAGCTCTTCGAGGCCATCCCCGACGTACTCGTG gtgttggagtgtggagaggagaaggtgCTGACCCTAACAGAGGTAGAGCGTGTGAAGGCCCTGGCTGCCCAGCTGGTCAAGATGCTCCGTTCCCAGAGAGACTCCAGCCTGCCTGCTGCCCAGCTACTGTCTGAGTACAGCAAGACCTTTGGCTACGGCCTGAGGCTCCAGGACTACGACGTCtcctccctgcctgccctgcTCGTCAAGCTCTGCCACGTTGTCAAG GTTGTGGACGGCACTAACGGCCGTGAGGTCCAGCTGATCAACAGGAAGTCTCTGCGCTCGTTAACGTGCCAGCTGCTGTCCCTGCTGATGGGCCTGGGGCAGCACGAGGGAGACGGCTCCGTCAGCGTGGAGGGCTTGAGTCTGCTGTATCATTCTGTACATGGGGTACAGCTCAACCCCTGTGAATACGGCTTCCTCTCGCTCAGCGAGCTGCTGAAGAGCCTGCCTTACCTGGTGGAG ctgTTCTACGGTGAGGGTGAGGAGGAAGGCGAGCGTGGcgaggagagagttagactcaCCCGTCTGTACCAGTTTGCCCGTAGGGTGCGTGCCCTGCTCCACACCTACCACTACCACCAGATCTTCCTAACGGAGTTCCCCGGGGCCTACGCCAAGTTCACCGGGCGCGGCCTCCAACCTCGCTCCTACGGCTACGGCAGCGTAGACGACCTGCTCAACGCCATACCACAG GTAGTGTGGATCAAAGGGCATGGCCACAAGAGGATTATCGTTTTGAAGAACGATATGAAAG CAGCTCGAGCCACTGGAGCCAGCCCTGCAGCCTCAGAGGAGCCTGAGGATGGGGCCAGCCAGAGAGACAGCCCCTGTAGCAACACAGAGTCTGAAACTCACAGCCCAG gTGTTGGTGGGGTGGAGACAGAGCTGCTGTGTCTGACTTCTGCAGTAGACCTGCTGTGTGGCCCAGTACCCTCCTGCCTGCCCTCTCCCCAGCTGCACCCTGACCTCGTTCTCCAACAGGCTGACCTCATCCACTTCGAGCAGACGCCATCACCAGCAG AGCTTGATAAACCTGAGGAGGAAGCTGTAGCAGAAGAAGTAGCAGCTCCTGCTGTCTGTGACACATCTGAGCCTATAGAACTACTAACTGACAACAACCagaatgttgttgttttggtttCTACGACTACCAAGCCTCCACAGAATGTGACCCGCAAAATAGCGTCCATTGAAAACAGCCCCAGCAAGAGGACTCCTCGCAATAAAGTGAAGCTGGCAGCTAACTTCTCTTTTACAGCCGCCCCCTAA